The DNA sequence AACAGAAATACCAATCAAGCTGAGAGACATCTTTATCATCTGGCTCGAGAGGGTCATCTTTTCGGTACTGTTGGCGGCTCCGATAGCTCATCTGTTTTTTTAGATCCCCATCGTGAACAGGAGGTTCGTCGATATGAGCAAAATTCTCCTCTGTGAGCTCAACGTCAGTGAAGGAACGAACGCACAATCCGTAGCATCCATAACCAAGGCCTTGACAGAGACACCAAACATCACCGTTATGGATGTGGACTCGGACAAAGACCATAACCGAACGGTCTACACATGGATCGGAGCTCCAGAAGCAGTCCTTCAGGGTGCTATGAACGTCACAGAAAAAGCTGTGGAGCTTATCGACATGACCCAACACGTTGGACGCCATCCCCGAATGGGAGCCGTAGATGTTGTCCCCTTTGTCCCGGTCAGAAACGTCGACATCGAGGAGGCATTAGGCATTGCCAGACGGTATGGAGCGTGGCTTGGTTCTCTGGGAGTACCAGTCTATTATTATGAAGAGGCGGCGACAACGCCAGAACGCCAGAGCTTGGTCTCTATCCGGAAAGGGCAATACGAGGCCTTACCTGAAAAGATGAAAGACGACAACTGGCGCCCTGATGAGGGACCGTTTGCTTTTGTTCCAAAAAGCGGCGCCACGGTCACAGGAGTTCGTTTCCCCCTTGTGGCGTACAACGTGAACCTTCGGACTGACGACATAGAGATTGGAAAAGAAATTGCTCGGAGGATGCGCCATAGCTCAGGAGGGCTTCGGTATGTTCGAGCCATTGCTCTCCCCTTGGAGGAGAGAAACATGGTTCAGGTTTCCATGAACCTTACCAACTACGAAAAAACTCCCATCCCTGT is a window from the Dethiosulfovibrio peptidovorans genome containing:
- the ftcD gene encoding glutamate formimidoyltransferase, giving the protein MSKILLCELNVSEGTNAQSVASITKALTETPNITVMDVDSDKDHNRTVYTWIGAPEAVLQGAMNVTEKAVELIDMTQHVGRHPRMGAVDVVPFVPVRNVDIEEALGIARRYGAWLGSLGVPVYYYEEAATTPERQSLVSIRKGQYEALPEKMKDDNWRPDEGPFAFVPKSGATVTGVRFPLVAYNVNLRTDDIEIGKEIARRMRHSSGGLRYVRAIALPLEERNMVQVSMNLTNYEKTPIPVVYNMVSSLADIYGVAIAEAELVGPVPLSALQDVVRMCLRVHNFDVGQIIETNLLH